The DNA segment AGCTCTCTGTAAGCTTTAGCGAACCTTTCTTGCCTCTCTAAAGCTTCTGTGGTTGCCTGCAATGCTTGGGCAGCCTAGCCTAATAGATAAACCCCAGatctcagtgagaaaccctgttgcCAAAACAAGGTGGGCAGCTCCTGAGAACCACACCAAAGGTGGGACCCTGCCATGTGCACTCGTGtgggcacacactcacactgctCATAGGCACAAAGaggaagtaattttaaaaacagttgGGGTTAGAgagctagctcagtggttaagacattTGGGGTTAGAGCTAGCTAAATGGTTAAAAAATTGTGTTttcgattctcagcacccacatggcagctcacaatgtaACTTCCTGGTGATACATGCAGTCAACATGtttattacaataaaataaaaatgaaaagatagcAGCCATTGAATTTATAGTCCACTCTAAAACAGTAGTTCACCTTGATTACTCATGCGAAGAAATGGGTTTCCAAAAATAGTCACATTCACAAGTTCCAAGATGATGTGAGTTTTGAAGGGCACTATTCAACTCAGAATTTCCTGACGCTTGAGTTAGGCGGAAAGGCACAGAAAAAGCCAAAAGAGAAACGAAGCCCTGGCCCATAGGTTCACTGTAAATCCTGGAAGCCTAAGAGCATCTGAACGGTCTCATAATTAGAGTCAGAACATTTGTTAAGCCGTGTTTATGTTCTATATGTTCTTTCctttcaaaatttaattttagttGCCTTAGGAATAAAACTGAACATATGAAAACACTTCaaagtctctttaaaaaataagtttattatAACAGTAAAAATTGCCTGCCTTAGCATCATTTTCCCCATGTCCTACCATAAAGATTAAGTAGCAGCTCGATATAACTGAAAGTATGCGTGCTGAGCCTTAGGCCTGGAGCTGTTGGCTATAACCTTGTTCCTTGGTGCTTTTGTCTAGGCTCGGAGTCAGTAAACCTCAGCCCATGAGCCCTGGAAGGGCTACTGCCTGGTTTtgaaaataaagctttattgaaGAAAAGTCACCAAGCTTCTACTTTTTACTTTTTCGACAGCCATGTTAAGCCGCTCCAATCACTACCATGTGGTCCCTAAAGCAATCTGCTAATCTCtcatctttctgttgttttggctGCCCACGTTGTGGTCATTTGTTATGGGAGCCCTGTGAAACAGACAACTACAAGCTCCCACCACTGTTAGTAGATAGTTCAAGGGTCAGGTTGGGTACATGAGCTACAGATGCTGCCATTCTGAAAACTGCTGCAGAAGATGGACTCTCTAGGTACTTTCCCCTCACAACAGTGTTGATTCTATTTAAATGGCACCCTGTAACCTCCGATGGCATTATCTTGACCagctatggtgttgcaaacctgcaatcccaacacagtggagtcaaaataaaatatctttttctaTCTGATTGCAACATTACACCATATGGATTTGTAAATGCTAACGTTTTCTTAAAGACGAAGTAATACAGTTGTAGTACATGAAGTTCCTACAAGTTAGCAAATTGCTTTGTGACCATCTATCTAGCTTGGAGTACTCGGAATTCAATACAGGTTGGCAGATGAGTTTTTCATTGTTAACGTTAAGGTTTTcctctgtgtggtggtttgagtgagatgtTCCCCATAATCTACGGCATTTGAGTACTTTGTCCCTAGCCAGTGAGGCTATTTGGGCAGTTGAGGTATGGCCTGTCTGGAGGAAGTTTTATCAACTGAGGGTGTGTGAGAGTTTAAGACTCCCACCAATTGCTAGATAGATGTCTGCTTCCAGCTTGCAGTTGAAGATGTGgcttctcagctgttcctgccaccatgctttctgcttctctgccttgATGGACTCAACAAACTGTTCCTTCTTTTGGTcgctttgctcatggtgttttaacAAAGCAgcagaaaaggaaggaatataCTCTGTAAGCCTCAGACAAGTATCTTTTGAGCTACATCCTAAGatgccttttctcttcttttagccAGACACACAGTACCGAAGTTCATGTGCATCTGAGTATCCTCATCAGGCCCGACCTGGCAGGGGCTCTGCAGGTACAGATGGGCTGCAGCTCTTGCTTTTATCTTCTTTATTCCTACATATCTTCCTTTCCTGCAGGCTTCTCTAGACTTAGTTGTCCCCCATCTAGGGAAATCATCTTAGCATCATAATGGGTATAAAAGAAAGGCCAACTGCTCAAAGACAAAAAAGTTcctgatttctgttttgtttttaataacaagTAAGTTGATCTTTAAGGTAAATactgtttgtttttaacaaaaatatttgagggaccagaaaaaaaaatagctcagtggttttaagagcacttgttcttccagagagcCTAAGGTTCTAGCATCCATGTCAGGCAACTCACATCCACCTGCACGTCCAGTTCCGAGAGctcagactccctcttctggcaccCACACCTGTACCTGTACACAAGTGGcatacactcacaggcacacacacatatgcataagtaaattttttttttttttttgattttcaagacaggctttcactgtgtagcctggctgtcctggaactcattctgtggaccaggttggctggcctctgcctcctgagtgctagaattaaaggcatatgccaccactatccagcatctttttttttttttttaagcttccaATCTAGTTACTATATTCAGCTACACTTTGAGTAAGATGTTAATTAGTTTTAACACCTAAGTTGTTGAAATGAGCATCTCAGTTTTTAATGAGTAGGTTCTCAGCAAAACTAGGCTacagctttggttttgttttgagacaaagtctcaattATTCAGTCCTGACAGCCCTGGAAcaactatgcagaccaggctggccttgaaatagcaagagatcttcctgcctctgcctccccagtgctgagactaaaaGTATGTGACACCACACTCAGCTTTCTTTTACTTCTTAGACTCTAGCAGTTTTCTAAATAGGGTGAACTGTGTAAACATGGTTTTTAATGTCTTGGTGAATACACACTTCTCAGTACTTAGAGACCATATCCAACTTTAACATCCAACTACTACTTTATGTAAAAGTCCACGGCATGTGATGTTTTATTATCAAATATAGACTATTTACTGTTATTCTGTGCAATTCTGTATCCGACAGGTCCTCAGTCACATGGGTCTACAAAACCTCAGAGCAGAGGTGGACCCATCTCTAGAACCAGGCAATGACCACAGGGCAAGTGAGAACCTGCAAGGTTGCAGCAGACTTGGGAGCACATGGAGGCTTTTCATGCCCCAGCATTCAGGCACCGGATGATGCACAGCTCCTGCAAACAGCAGCTTGGTCCGTCAAGTTATCTTGGTACAAGTGTCCGAGAAATACTACAGAGTATCTGCCAAAGACTGCACTGGTAACTAACTGTTCTGCATGCAGTTACTGTCTTCTTTCAGCTTTAGTTAACCTACTCCATGGGGCAGTAAAGATTGTACCCAAAGACTTGACAATGGAAAACCACCCCAAATCACTGCTCATGTTGTCTGTAACTAATCACCAGTTCAATTCTTGTACAATTCAGTGAgattacatacacacaaatgattcAGATCACTGGGTTCAGAATATTTCTGTTTATATTGATTCCTGGAGAACTGCACTCAGTTTTAACATATTTTTAGGAGAAAGTGCTGCCAACAATCTGATATATTCATCAAATAAATGTCATTCCTaaactttaagttctttattacattttagatgtatttttgtgtgtatgaatggcgGGGAGGAGTATAGTCAGTGCTGAACTAAGATCATCGAACTTGGCGGGGTGGGAATGGGATCGGTGCCTTTATCTGATGAACAACCTTGCTAGCCAAGCCTTTTCGTTAAAAAGCAGAATGAATTAAGACCTAACTAAAGGTGTCAACACTGGTGTAAACTAATGTTTCTTCCCTAGATCAGCCTCACATCAGGTTTGTGTGCTCATGTTTGCaattgtgtgtgcgtgcatgtatagGCCAGAGATCACTGGGTGCCCTTCCTAATTGTTTCtcatgttttgagataggatctctcactgaacttggagatcCTCATTTGTGCGCAAAGacaggtttgttttgctttgtcagTGGTATGAACTCGGTCTTCATACTTGTAAGCACTTCACTGAGCCAGTTTTCCATTCAAAGAGCAGTGGAACTGGAGGGCTTCCTCTAGTAGCACCAACAGCTCCTCAAGCGCTGGGAACGCAGCAGTGGTGTTAACTGTGGCTTGAGTCTGTCTTATTAAAATGCCACTATTGCCTTAATTATCACACCACTTTGACATTACTGATTTTCAAAGTGGCTAAATTCAAATGGTTGTCCACTGAAGGTGACTTAAACCATTCCAAGTTCTTATGCCATGAAATAGATGTTTCAAATAACCCACACTGAGTTATATATTAAATACTTCTATTGTACTTGTGATCACAAACTAAATGTGTGATGTGTCCACCTTAAATTATAATGCTCAATGGAAAGAGGCTTATTACTTGCACGATACAAATGAAGACTTGAACAGTCTTAACAAATATACCACATACTATAGTGAACAGTTATCAACTCAAGATGTAATGAGCATCTTTCTCAGAAGTCTGTACAATGAATACACTGTTATCAGATCTACATTCGTGGCCTTTCTGAGCAGCTATGACTCAGAGTACCCTCAGGTCATTAGCCTAGTTCCTTACCCTTTTGTGTATGTGTCCCCTTAAAGCTAGTTAGTATTCATCTTCAAAAAACCTGATTATAGTTTACATAGCAAATCGCAGgctagctagagctacatagagagactcatCTGAAGCCACACAAAACAgttcaaaacacataaaaatcctGCTGTACTTAATAAATGCAATTTAATGAATTTGGCTCTCACTCTTGTAGATAAAAAGTTCAAAAGAGGCCAGTGAAATGCCTAAGCCTGTGACCTGCAAAGACAGGATGTGTGCCAAAGCCAGCCTGTCTGTTACAATGCTGACTAGGTTACTTAAGTCCTTTAAATAAAACACTTTATCTTCATAGACCAATGGAGTCATTTAAATAATCCACCAGAcctttgtcatttcttctttatttagcATATACAGTCTTATGAAAAGTTTGCAATAATATGAACACTGACGTCTCCTACTGCAAGgacagaagacaaaacctaacaGTAGACCAAGAAAAGAAGATCCGTGTAGGATTAAGACCCAAAAGCACGGTAGCATTTATTTAGAAGTCAGCGGTTCAGCAAGTGTTCTGAGGATGTTCTCCATAGGTGGAGTGTTTCTCGTCAGTGCATGCACAGCAGCAAGAGAAACTAATATTCTAAATAGGGGCCCACAAAAGCAAATGTCAGACCCACCCTCCCAACTATCACCACTACACATCCTTCACATGAAACCCTCACACAGTGTTAGGCGAATTCTAGAAACTACTAAGATCAGGTCGATGAACCCTGCTCGGCTTAGGCGGGACAGACAACTCCTCTCAAAGGTTACATTAATGGCTGTCATCATTTTGTCTACACTGTACCACTGACACATAAGGACTCAGGAAGAGAAAAACTCcatcatttcttttccttcttgagtgctgttcttttccctcctttggaaggtTTGCAGTATTTTGCTTCCATTTGAGCCAGAAAACTGTCCATTTCCTTTTGCCGATCCTTTTGTCTGCTCTGTTTGAGAAGTTAAAATATAGCTTTCAATATGCAACACTGAGACAAAGCATTTCATCATTAGGAGGGGTTGGAGTAAAGCACCCCAGTGACTAACAATGGCTACGGGCTTCCTCTGTGGTGGTGACAGCTGTACAGCTTGGAGCGGGGGTGGCAATTCTCTGACTTGTACATTCTCAAACCCCAAAAAGATGCTATAAATTATGTGTAAGTGTaccttaaaggaaaaacaaagcaaaaacaaaaaaatcctgaaaTACATTCCAAACAGTGTACAAATAACTGTGAGAGGGGCCTGTGAGGGGAGCCTGCCACCTTTACCTGGATGAGTGCTTTCAAGTTATCCACTCCTTCTTCCAGTCCCAGCTCCTTTCTGCTCAACTCTGCTTCTTTAGCCTCTTCCTGAGCCTAGACAGAAGCTTTTATCAGACTCCATGGCAATCAAGAAGTAAGAAATACGTTTTTTCTACCCCTTAAAGACAACATTAGCCCCTTCCTAGAGCTGGAGGTCTAGGAACTGCTCATGGAAGCAGTCTTACTCCAGGAAGTCCTTCTATGTTATCCCCATTCTACTTCCTAAATCTAGAGCACAAGTACGTCAGCATCTCAAACCATATGATGACACAAAGGAACCTACTAGGGGACCCAAAGGGTCACATAGCCAAGGACAGCGTCAAAACGGATGCCAGGTACCAGGCACTTCAGGATCTTCATCTGAAACCCCATTTTGTACACAGCAGCCTAGTGAGCTGCAATGATTTAAAGGCTTTCTCTGGAGCTGGATAGCTGGCCCAGCTGTTAGCacttcttgctcttccagaggccatgCGCAGCATCCACACCAGGTTGTCTgtcactctagctccagggaatcaaCAGCTCTGAGGGCACCCACACTCATGCACTCACAAACGCAggcacaaacacatgcaaatacacacaacacaaatttaaaatgttttctgagtAGTCAGAAAAAAACATTAGCAAACTCAGTTTTAGCCTTTCTTTACCTGATTTCAAAGCTATCTTCATTTAACAAAATTTGCCAAAATACCACAACAGCTAACAGCAAGAACTGTGAGGCCCTAACTCATTGTAAAAATTTCCAAATCACCACTGGGAATAAGGATAAATTGGGATCTTGTTATTCCAGAACAAAAAACAAGTTTTGTTCTATTATCGTCTCTTAAAATTCAGCATTCCTCAATCCCTTTACACAGCTTTCAAACTGTCATTTCCCCTCTAACTCCAAGTTTCTCAAACCAAAATCCTGATCTAATACAGCTGTTCTGTTTTACATGCGAAAATGATTAGCAAGCAACAGCTGTGACTCCAAGCCATGAAAAAGGCATAGCAGTCTCTTCTCTGTAAAGCAGGCCCTTAAACTCACCCCAAACACTAAAGTTAGTTTTTCTCTCTGCATGTTCTTGTACTAAAAGCTCCAGGTCTTTGCCCATCCACTTGAGCCACACAAAAGACAACTCAAGTACCCACCAGACACCTAACATCTTAAATTGCCAGCTCTCCAGTCAGCTCCAATCGTGAAAGCCAAGACGAAGCAACCATTGCTTTACCAGCAGTCTGGGGTAACTTTCCCAAAGAGCGTAAGCAGGGTTGTTTGCTTCCTTCAACTCCTCAGCTAACATCCCCACTCTTCCTGGTTAGacagggatgaagggatgaagAATCAACCGCAAGTCCCAATCCTCAAGTGTAGGCAATTGTGTTCCTCAGAGTGGGGACAGGAGAGACCACCCAGTGGTTACATGGAAACCGGAGGTGTCAAATCtttgggagctggagttacagacggttgtgagccacaacaCCCAACCTTGGTCCTGAAAGTTGAACTTGGGTCTCTGTAAGAGGAGTAcatgcccactgagccatctctccatccccttgtgtgtgtgtgtgtgtgtgtgtgtgtgtgaaataactATATGTAtttacagaattttttttaatttttgttttctccccCTCTTCTGGGCAGTTTTGGAGAATTAGGGACCTCCCACGTACTAGACAACCAATGCAGCACGGATCCACACAGCGCAGCCTGACCTCAAAAGTGGCAATCCTCAGTTAGCTTCCTCAGTGCTCAAGTACTGGGAGCACCACCCCGCCATTCTACATGTTTAACAGCACACAATCACTGCCATCTTCTACCTGTTCAATAACCACACAAGGCCCACAGCCTTGTAACCAGGCTCCATACAGCAAAGCTACAAGGACTGCCTCGTGTGAAAAGTTTTTCAGAATCACTTGAGGGTGACTTCAAACAGTCCATAAAGTGGAATCATTTTCAGCACAACATACCAAAGTAATCAGGGCTTTCTTCCTGGTCATCTAGTTAGATCAATGCTGCAGGTCAAGCAGTCATATCGCAGCAGTCTATTTCCGTCGCTGTGAATACAGCGAGACCCTTTTTTGAAGCAGCTGAGATGTGCTAGGAACAACACTACTTACCCTCCTTTTCCTTGCATTCATCTTTTGTTTAGACTCTTTGACGAAGGCGCTGTAGGCTGGAATCTCTTTGGATTCAATAGCTTTTTGAATGATGTTTCTTATCCTGGGTTCATCTGTGTACTGTACACAAAGTACAGACTCCATGATCTGGTCCATGTCGCCCTTGAAGTCCAGATAGGCCTGCTTAATATCGTTTAGCTCTTCTTCGGAGCCTTTGTATGTCTTTTCAAAAGCTTGGATATCCTCTAGCGATATCTAATAACAAAGAAGATTGCTTTAACTTCGCGAATTGTTCTTGTGGACTGAATGATGAGAATTAGTCAAAGCCACTAAAGCTCTTTACCTTTTTAAAGAGTAATCTCCAATATGCATCCCAGTCCCGGTCTTGGTTGAGGCCAGCAGAGTCTTCGTCCACTGTCCCCTGTTCATCGTACACTGCTTTCTGTTCCTTGTCACTCAGAACCGCGTAGACTCTTCCCAAGATCTGTAAGCAGAGTATCCAAAAGTCATCCTGAACCTCCCACCGAAACAGGGCAGCTAGAAAAGCTGAAAAATGCCAGGCCGAGGATCAGCAGTGCGCTGTCCTAGGAGCAGGGGCCCCGCGAGAGCACAAGTCCGGGCAGCAGTCCGAACGCGGGCCCACAAACCTGGAAGCGGCGGGTGGCGTCCTCTTTCTGGTCCTCCTCTACTCGGTCGGGGTGCACTTGCAGGGACACTTTGTGGTAGCCGCGTCGGACCTCGCCGTCCGAAGCCTCG comes from the Mus musculus strain C57BL/6J chromosome 14, GRCm38.p6 C57BL/6J genome and includes:
- the Dnajc9 gene encoding dnaJ homolog subfamily C member 9; its protein translation is MGLLELCEQVFGTADLYQVLGVRREASDGEVRRGYHKVSLQVHPDRVEEDQKEDATRRFQILGRVYAVLSDKEQKAVYDEQGTVDEDSAGLNQDRDWDAYWRLLFKKISLEDIQAFEKTYKGSEEELNDIKQAYLDFKGDMDQIMESVLCVQYTDEPRIRNIIQKAIESKEIPAYSAFVKESKQKMNARKRRAQEEAKEAELSRKELGLEEGVDNLKALIQSRQKDRQKEMDSFLAQMEAKYCKPSKGGKRTALKKEKK